The following are encoded in a window of Carya illinoinensis cultivar Pawnee chromosome 15, C.illinoinensisPawnee_v1, whole genome shotgun sequence genomic DNA:
- the LOC122295610 gene encoding ABC transporter G family member 22-like isoform X2: MEVKKEHKLERYGSFEGIDHEAATTPWTVKDAIIVPQRKSCSKISSVAQDDKDEAGISKMKSFDKNLESPAGKKIRKAKSLSAQFLVNIDELINNVPASYDQTDSVLSRASSNGLGYSFPLAGSTMPSENFSDVLRLQSPNCNGENGQSEPDHEDEPDSFRWKQVISEPVLPIYIKFQDVKYKVSVKGVKRAGSEKYILNGITGSVYPGEVLALMGPSGGGKTSLLSLLSGRVKFSSGTITYNDQPFTRSLKRRIGFVLQDDVVFPHLTVKETLTYAALLRLSSTLTREQKKERAMNVINELGLERCQDTLIGGTFVRGISGGERKRVCIGNEILLNPSLLFLDEPTSGLDSTTALRIGQILNNIAKAGKAVVTTIHQPSSRLFHKFDRLILLSRGSSLYFGKASEAMMYFSTIGCNPLIAMNPSDFLIDLASGNIKDKSVPSELEDKFLQGSKRFDKKDGRPSSVDVQEFLVEAYEVRLAKIEKIKLQKPVIIQSEPEIEGRSNSREWGATWWEQFSILFSRGLKERRHEYLSSTRVTQVISTAIIIGLLWWHSDASTPKRLQDQAGLLFFVSVFWGFFPLFNAIFTFPQERAMLTKERSVGMYKLSAYFLGRTTSDLPLDLVLPIVFLLIVYFMVGLKLSFASFSLTMLTVFLSVVAAQGLGLTIGAAFMDVKKATTVASIIVMAFMLSAGFFIQKVPSFMVWVRYISFNYHTYRLLLKIQYGCPAPTSGSSSCESPFIRGLRLGEGETEVGALMAMIIVYRLLAYLLLRRITKT; the protein is encoded by the exons ATGGAGGTAAAGAAGGAACATAAATTGGAGCGGTATGGGAGTTTTGAGGGGATAGATCATGAAGCTGCAACCACACCTTGGACCGTGAAGGATGCCATTATCGTACCCCAAAGAAAATCTTGCAGCAAAATCTCAAGCGTAGCTCAAGATGACAAAGATGAGGCTGGAATTAGTAAAATGAAAAGCTTTGATAAAAATTTGGAATCCCCAGCTGGGAAAAAAATCCGCAAGGCAAAGTCACTGAGTGCTCAGTTCTTAGTCAATATAGATGAATTGATAAACAATGTTCCAGCAAGCTATGATCAGACAGATTCCGTTCTCAGCAGGGCTTCAAGCAATGGTTTAGGCTATTCCTTTCCGCTTGCTGGTAGCACAATGCCTTCAGAGAACTTTTCAGATGTCTTGAGACTTCAAAGTCCAAATTGCA ATGGTGAAAATGGACAATCTGAGCCTGATCATGAAGACGAACCAGATTCATTCAGGTGGAAGCAAGTAATTAGTGAACCTGTCCTACCAATATATATCAAG TTCCAGGATGTGAAGTATAAGGTATCAGTGAAAGGTGTAAAAAGGGCAGGTTCAGAGAAGTATATACTGAATGGAATCACCGGCTCAGTATATCCCGGAGAGGTACTTGCACTAATGGGACCATCGGGAGGTGGCAAAAcatctcttctttctcttcttagTGGAAGAGTCAAATTTAGCAGTGGTACCATCACTTACAATGACCAACCATTCACTAGGTCTCTAAAGAGGAG GATTGGATTTGTGTTGCAAGACGATGTAGTGTTTCCCCACCTCACAGTCAAAGAAACACTAACTTATGCTGCTCTGCTCCGTCTTTCAAGTACCTTAACTAGAGAACAGAAGAAAGAAAGGGCCATGAATGTTATCAACGAGCTAGGCCTTGAAAG GTGCCAAGATACATTAATTGGTGGCACATTTGTAAGAGGGATTTCTGGTGGTGAGAGAAAGAGGGTTTGCATTGGCAATGAAATCCTTCTCAACCCATCCCTACTCTTCTTGGATGAACCAACATCTGGTCTTGATTCAACAACTGCACTCCGGATTGGTCAGATACTTAATAACATTGCAAAG GCTGGCAAGGCAGTGGTGACCACAATACATCAGCCATCAAGCAGGCTCTTTCACAAGTTTGATAGACTCATTCTCTTGAGCAGAGGAAGCTCCTTGTACTTCGGAAAAGCCTCTGAAGCAATGATGTATTTCTCCACCATTGGTTGCAATCCACTGATTGCTATGAACCCATCAGATTTTCTTATTGATCTTGCAAGTGGGAATATAAAAGACAAATCAGTTCCATCAGAGCTGGAAGATAAATTCTTACAAGGAAGCAAAAGATTTGACAAAAAAGATGGGCGACCTTCCTCAGTTGATGTCCAAGAG TTTCTTGTGGAGGCCTACGAAGTGAGGCTcgcaaaaatagagaaaataaagcTCCAAAAACCTGTGATAATACAGAGCGAGCCAGAAATAGAGGGCAGGTCAAATTCAAGGGAATGGGGAGCAACTTGGTGGGAACAGTTCTCAATTCTTTTCAGTAGGGGCCTTAAAGAGAGACGCCATGAATACCTAAGCAGTACGCGCGTAACTCAAGTTATTTCTACTGCAATAATCATTGGGCTGCTTTGGTGGCATTCAGATGCTTCAACTCCTAAGCGACTTCAAGATCAG GCAGGGCTGTTGTTCTTCGTTTCAGTATTTTGGGGCTTCTTTCCTTTATTCAATGCCATATTCACATTCCCACAAGAAAGAGCCATGCTTACCAAAGAGAGATCAGTTGGGATGTACAAACTCAGTGCTTACTTTTTAGGCAGAACCACTAGTGATCTTCCTTTGGATCTCGTACTGCCTATAGTGTTCCTTCTAATAGTTTATTTCATGGTGGGATTGAAGCTTAGCTTTGCATCATTTTCTCTAACCATGCTTACAGTTTTCCTCAGTGTCGTGGCTGCTCAG GGTCTTGGACTGACCATAGGAGCAGCATTTATGGATGTGAAGAAAGCCACAACAGTAGCTTCCATCATAGTTATGGCCTTCATGTTATCTGCTGGATTCTTTATCCAG AAAGTCCCATCATTCATGGTGTGGGTACGCTACATCTCATTCAACTATCACACATATAGGTTGCTCCTAAAAATACAGTACGGATGCCCAGCTCCAACTTCTGGATCAAGTTCTTGCGAGTCTCCTTTCATCAGAGGATTAAGACTGGGTGAAGGTGAAACAGAAGTCGGGGCTCTGATGGCCATGATCATTGTGTATAGGCTACTTGCCTACTTACTCCTAAGAAGAATAACTAAGACATAG
- the LOC122295610 gene encoding ABC transporter G family member 22-like isoform X1 yields the protein MEVKKEHKLERYGSFEGIDHEAATTPWTVKDAIIVPQRKSCSKISSVAQDDKDEAGISKMKSFDKNLESPAGKKIRKAKSLSAQFLVNIDELINNVPASYDQTDSVLSRASSNGLGYSFPLAGSTMPSENFSDVLRLQSPNCKDGENGQSEPDHEDEPDSFRWKQVISEPVLPIYIKFQDVKYKVSVKGVKRAGSEKYILNGITGSVYPGEVLALMGPSGGGKTSLLSLLSGRVKFSSGTITYNDQPFTRSLKRRIGFVLQDDVVFPHLTVKETLTYAALLRLSSTLTREQKKERAMNVINELGLERCQDTLIGGTFVRGISGGERKRVCIGNEILLNPSLLFLDEPTSGLDSTTALRIGQILNNIAKAGKAVVTTIHQPSSRLFHKFDRLILLSRGSSLYFGKASEAMMYFSTIGCNPLIAMNPSDFLIDLASGNIKDKSVPSELEDKFLQGSKRFDKKDGRPSSVDVQEFLVEAYEVRLAKIEKIKLQKPVIIQSEPEIEGRSNSREWGATWWEQFSILFSRGLKERRHEYLSSTRVTQVISTAIIIGLLWWHSDASTPKRLQDQAGLLFFVSVFWGFFPLFNAIFTFPQERAMLTKERSVGMYKLSAYFLGRTTSDLPLDLVLPIVFLLIVYFMVGLKLSFASFSLTMLTVFLSVVAAQGLGLTIGAAFMDVKKATTVASIIVMAFMLSAGFFIQKVPSFMVWVRYISFNYHTYRLLLKIQYGCPAPTSGSSSCESPFIRGLRLGEGETEVGALMAMIIVYRLLAYLLLRRITKT from the exons ATGGAGGTAAAGAAGGAACATAAATTGGAGCGGTATGGGAGTTTTGAGGGGATAGATCATGAAGCTGCAACCACACCTTGGACCGTGAAGGATGCCATTATCGTACCCCAAAGAAAATCTTGCAGCAAAATCTCAAGCGTAGCTCAAGATGACAAAGATGAGGCTGGAATTAGTAAAATGAAAAGCTTTGATAAAAATTTGGAATCCCCAGCTGGGAAAAAAATCCGCAAGGCAAAGTCACTGAGTGCTCAGTTCTTAGTCAATATAGATGAATTGATAAACAATGTTCCAGCAAGCTATGATCAGACAGATTCCGTTCTCAGCAGGGCTTCAAGCAATGGTTTAGGCTATTCCTTTCCGCTTGCTGGTAGCACAATGCCTTCAGAGAACTTTTCAGATGTCTTGAGACTTCAAAGTCCAAATTGCA AAGATGGTGAAAATGGACAATCTGAGCCTGATCATGAAGACGAACCAGATTCATTCAGGTGGAAGCAAGTAATTAGTGAACCTGTCCTACCAATATATATCAAG TTCCAGGATGTGAAGTATAAGGTATCAGTGAAAGGTGTAAAAAGGGCAGGTTCAGAGAAGTATATACTGAATGGAATCACCGGCTCAGTATATCCCGGAGAGGTACTTGCACTAATGGGACCATCGGGAGGTGGCAAAAcatctcttctttctcttcttagTGGAAGAGTCAAATTTAGCAGTGGTACCATCACTTACAATGACCAACCATTCACTAGGTCTCTAAAGAGGAG GATTGGATTTGTGTTGCAAGACGATGTAGTGTTTCCCCACCTCACAGTCAAAGAAACACTAACTTATGCTGCTCTGCTCCGTCTTTCAAGTACCTTAACTAGAGAACAGAAGAAAGAAAGGGCCATGAATGTTATCAACGAGCTAGGCCTTGAAAG GTGCCAAGATACATTAATTGGTGGCACATTTGTAAGAGGGATTTCTGGTGGTGAGAGAAAGAGGGTTTGCATTGGCAATGAAATCCTTCTCAACCCATCCCTACTCTTCTTGGATGAACCAACATCTGGTCTTGATTCAACAACTGCACTCCGGATTGGTCAGATACTTAATAACATTGCAAAG GCTGGCAAGGCAGTGGTGACCACAATACATCAGCCATCAAGCAGGCTCTTTCACAAGTTTGATAGACTCATTCTCTTGAGCAGAGGAAGCTCCTTGTACTTCGGAAAAGCCTCTGAAGCAATGATGTATTTCTCCACCATTGGTTGCAATCCACTGATTGCTATGAACCCATCAGATTTTCTTATTGATCTTGCAAGTGGGAATATAAAAGACAAATCAGTTCCATCAGAGCTGGAAGATAAATTCTTACAAGGAAGCAAAAGATTTGACAAAAAAGATGGGCGACCTTCCTCAGTTGATGTCCAAGAG TTTCTTGTGGAGGCCTACGAAGTGAGGCTcgcaaaaatagagaaaataaagcTCCAAAAACCTGTGATAATACAGAGCGAGCCAGAAATAGAGGGCAGGTCAAATTCAAGGGAATGGGGAGCAACTTGGTGGGAACAGTTCTCAATTCTTTTCAGTAGGGGCCTTAAAGAGAGACGCCATGAATACCTAAGCAGTACGCGCGTAACTCAAGTTATTTCTACTGCAATAATCATTGGGCTGCTTTGGTGGCATTCAGATGCTTCAACTCCTAAGCGACTTCAAGATCAG GCAGGGCTGTTGTTCTTCGTTTCAGTATTTTGGGGCTTCTTTCCTTTATTCAATGCCATATTCACATTCCCACAAGAAAGAGCCATGCTTACCAAAGAGAGATCAGTTGGGATGTACAAACTCAGTGCTTACTTTTTAGGCAGAACCACTAGTGATCTTCCTTTGGATCTCGTACTGCCTATAGTGTTCCTTCTAATAGTTTATTTCATGGTGGGATTGAAGCTTAGCTTTGCATCATTTTCTCTAACCATGCTTACAGTTTTCCTCAGTGTCGTGGCTGCTCAG GGTCTTGGACTGACCATAGGAGCAGCATTTATGGATGTGAAGAAAGCCACAACAGTAGCTTCCATCATAGTTATGGCCTTCATGTTATCTGCTGGATTCTTTATCCAG AAAGTCCCATCATTCATGGTGTGGGTACGCTACATCTCATTCAACTATCACACATATAGGTTGCTCCTAAAAATACAGTACGGATGCCCAGCTCCAACTTCTGGATCAAGTTCTTGCGAGTCTCCTTTCATCAGAGGATTAAGACTGGGTGAAGGTGAAACAGAAGTCGGGGCTCTGATGGCCATGATCATTGTGTATAGGCTACTTGCCTACTTACTCCTAAGAAGAATAACTAAGACATAG